One part of the Paramormyrops kingsleyae isolate MSU_618 chromosome 2, PKINGS_0.4, whole genome shotgun sequence genome encodes these proteins:
- the vsig10 gene encoding V-set and immunoglobulin domain-containing protein 10 isoform X1: MKQIGRNITGLLSCIGFVNGKTSVQFGVMTRLPKVVLIFMFLPLTGASDGQTTEKVLGTLGGTVTLPCVGSAENQTLFSTSWFKEGKIVASRNQSSYITMAEDKRFSISDRQHLTITGLNETDQGLYYCNTSRQYFTVLEDIQLLIVSGPVEVVMDIGPTTALTNDTFFVNSGSNVTIRCSSNSFPSQNLSLIFEDVKTLTSSPDSSLEFHLHNIQPTNQGLYHCVARNLVSNVTVTNKTQLFVYRAPDGHPKCYSKTGNDSTELLLDCSWPGGYPAPMLHWTEVLGDQTTNKPVLNVSKNTDTLEEVLNRTLLYDGQTLICYNYYQPLDLKTDPCSITLRSPYPEGDPLVTAVEGDNITLSCEEAKSVPEAKTTWRRTLKEDVILPSSRHIISKAGPMLRLTIVNVTQQDEGAYFCRSENPIQDIELEIILTVKSSARNTGGIIGAFLAFLIFGAGIVIGLSAYRHRDRICLGKTFHLNVCSS; encoded by the exons ATGAAACAAATTGGGCGTAATATTACTGGCCTTTTGTCCTGTATTGGTTTTGTGAATGGGAAAACTTCCGTACAATTTGGAGTCATGACAAGATTACCAAAAGTAGTTCTTATCTTTAtgtttttgcctttaacag GCGCGTCTGATGGGCAGACTACGGAGAAGGTGCTGGGGACGCTGGGAGGCACCGTCACGCTGCCCTGCGTTGGTTCTGCGGAGAATCAGACTTTATTCTCGACGTCGTGGTTCAAGGAGGGTAAAATTGTAGCGAGTCGTAACCAGTCATCGTACATCACCATGGCGGAAGACAAGCGCTTTTCTATATCAGACCGCCAGCACCTGACAATCACCGGCCTGAATGAAACGGATCAGGGCCTGTACTACTGCAATACTTCACGACAATATTTTACAGTCCTAGAAGATATTCAGCTATTGATAGTTA GTGGTCCAGTCGAGGTGGTGATGGATATCGGGCCCACTACAGCTCTCACCAATGACACCTTCTTCGTCAACAGTGGTTCTAATGTAACCATCAGGTGCTCCAGCAACTCATTCCCATCACAGAACCTCTCCTTGATCTTTGAGGATGTCAAAACCTTGACTTCCAGCCCCGACTCGTCGCTTGAATTTCACCTGCACAACATCCAGCCAACCAATCAAGGGCTATACCACTGTGTGGCCCGAAACCTGGTTTCCAATGTTACAGTTACCAACAAAACCCAGCTGTTTGTATACC GCGCTCCTGATGGACATCCAAAATGCTACAGTAAGACAGGAAATGATTCTACCGAACTCCTCTTGGACTGCAGCTGGCCTGGAGGTTACCCTGCACCCATGCTGCACTGGACAGAGGTGTTGGGTGACCAGACAACCAATAAACCTGTGCTGAATGTTTCTAAAAACACTGACACCTTGGAGGAGGTGTTAAACCGGACATTGCTGTATGATGGACAGACTCTGATATGCTACAATTATTACCAGCCGCTTGACTTGAAGACAGACCCTTGCAGCATCACCCTAC GGTCACCATATCCTGAAGGAGACCCCCTAGTGACCGCAGTGGAAGGTGACAACATCACATTATCATGTGAAGAGGCAAAATCTGTCCCTGAAGCTAAAACCACCTGGAGAAGGACACTCAAGGAAGATGTCATCCTCCCCAGCAGTAGACATATCATCAGTAAGGCGGGTCCCATGCTCCGGCTCACGATTGTGAACGTCACCCAACAGGATGAAGGAGCTTACTTCTGTAGGAGTGAAAATCCCATCCAGGATATAGAATTAGAGATCATCCTAACCGTCAAGT CTTCTGCAAGGAACACAGGTGGAATAATTGGGGCGTTCCTAGCATTCTTAATTTTTGGAGCAGGGATTGTCATTGGTCTTTCAGCCTACCGCCACCGTGACAGGATTTGCCTGGGTAAaacttttcatttaaatgtttgcTCATCATAA
- the vsig10 gene encoding V-set and immunoglobulin domain-containing protein 10 isoform X3: MKQIGRNITGLLSCIGFVNGKTSVQFGVMTRLPKVVLIFMFLPLTGASDGQTTEKVLGTLGGTVTLPCVGSAENQTLFSTSWFKEGKIVASRNQSSYITMAEDKRFSISDRQHLTITGLNETDQGLYYCNTSRQYFTVLEDIQLLIVSGPVEVVMDIGPTTALTNDTFFVNSGSNVTIRCSSNSFPSQNLSLIFEDVKTLTSSPDSSLEFHLHNIQPTNQGLYHCVARNLVSNVTVTNKTQLFVYRAPDGHPKCYSKTGNDSTELLLDCSWPGGYPAPMLHWTEVLGDQTTNKPVLNVSKNTDTLEEVLNRTLLYDGQTLICYNYYQPLDLKTDPCSITLRSPYPEGDPLVTAVEGDNITLSCEEAKSVPEAKTTWRRTLKEDVILPSSRHIISKAGPMLRLTIVNVTQQDEGAYFCRSENPIQDIELEIILTVKSSARNTGGIIGAFLAFLIFGAGIVIGLSAYRHRDRICLVSE, encoded by the exons ATGAAACAAATTGGGCGTAATATTACTGGCCTTTTGTCCTGTATTGGTTTTGTGAATGGGAAAACTTCCGTACAATTTGGAGTCATGACAAGATTACCAAAAGTAGTTCTTATCTTTAtgtttttgcctttaacag GCGCGTCTGATGGGCAGACTACGGAGAAGGTGCTGGGGACGCTGGGAGGCACCGTCACGCTGCCCTGCGTTGGTTCTGCGGAGAATCAGACTTTATTCTCGACGTCGTGGTTCAAGGAGGGTAAAATTGTAGCGAGTCGTAACCAGTCATCGTACATCACCATGGCGGAAGACAAGCGCTTTTCTATATCAGACCGCCAGCACCTGACAATCACCGGCCTGAATGAAACGGATCAGGGCCTGTACTACTGCAATACTTCACGACAATATTTTACAGTCCTAGAAGATATTCAGCTATTGATAGTTA GTGGTCCAGTCGAGGTGGTGATGGATATCGGGCCCACTACAGCTCTCACCAATGACACCTTCTTCGTCAACAGTGGTTCTAATGTAACCATCAGGTGCTCCAGCAACTCATTCCCATCACAGAACCTCTCCTTGATCTTTGAGGATGTCAAAACCTTGACTTCCAGCCCCGACTCGTCGCTTGAATTTCACCTGCACAACATCCAGCCAACCAATCAAGGGCTATACCACTGTGTGGCCCGAAACCTGGTTTCCAATGTTACAGTTACCAACAAAACCCAGCTGTTTGTATACC GCGCTCCTGATGGACATCCAAAATGCTACAGTAAGACAGGAAATGATTCTACCGAACTCCTCTTGGACTGCAGCTGGCCTGGAGGTTACCCTGCACCCATGCTGCACTGGACAGAGGTGTTGGGTGACCAGACAACCAATAAACCTGTGCTGAATGTTTCTAAAAACACTGACACCTTGGAGGAGGTGTTAAACCGGACATTGCTGTATGATGGACAGACTCTGATATGCTACAATTATTACCAGCCGCTTGACTTGAAGACAGACCCTTGCAGCATCACCCTAC GGTCACCATATCCTGAAGGAGACCCCCTAGTGACCGCAGTGGAAGGTGACAACATCACATTATCATGTGAAGAGGCAAAATCTGTCCCTGAAGCTAAAACCACCTGGAGAAGGACACTCAAGGAAGATGTCATCCTCCCCAGCAGTAGACATATCATCAGTAAGGCGGGTCCCATGCTCCGGCTCACGATTGTGAACGTCACCCAACAGGATGAAGGAGCTTACTTCTGTAGGAGTGAAAATCCCATCCAGGATATAGAATTAGAGATCATCCTAACCGTCAAGT CTTCTGCAAGGAACACAGGTGGAATAATTGGGGCGTTCCTAGCATTCTTAATTTTTGGAGCAGGGATTGTCATTGGTCTTTCAGCCTACCGCCACCGTGACAGGATTTGCCTGG TGAGTGAGTaa
- the vsig10 gene encoding V-set and immunoglobulin domain-containing protein 10 isoform X2, protein MKQIGRNITGLLSCIGFVNGKTSVQFGVMTRLPKVVLIFMFLPLTGASDGQTTEKVLGTLGGTVTLPCVGSAENQTLFSTSWFKEGKIVASRNQSSYITMAEDKRFSISDRQHLTITGLNETDQGLYYCNTSRQYFTVLEDIQLLIVSGPVEVVMDIGPTTALTNDTFFVNSGSNVTIRCSSNSFPSQNLSLIFEDVKTLTSSPDSSLEFHLHNIQPTNQGLYHCVARNLVSNVTVTNKTQLFVYRAPDGHPKCYSKTGNDSTELLLDCSWPGGYPAPMLHWTEVLGDQTTNKPVLNVSKNTDTLEEVLNRTLLYDGQTLICYNYYQPLDLKTDPCSITLRSPYPEGDPLVTAVEGDNITLSCEEAKSVPEAKTTWRRTLKEDVILPSSRHIISKAGPMLRLTIVNVTQQDEGAYFCRSENPIQDIELEIILTVKSSARNTGGIIGAFLAFLIFGAGIVIGLSAYRHRDRICLGNAFM, encoded by the exons ATGAAACAAATTGGGCGTAATATTACTGGCCTTTTGTCCTGTATTGGTTTTGTGAATGGGAAAACTTCCGTACAATTTGGAGTCATGACAAGATTACCAAAAGTAGTTCTTATCTTTAtgtttttgcctttaacag GCGCGTCTGATGGGCAGACTACGGAGAAGGTGCTGGGGACGCTGGGAGGCACCGTCACGCTGCCCTGCGTTGGTTCTGCGGAGAATCAGACTTTATTCTCGACGTCGTGGTTCAAGGAGGGTAAAATTGTAGCGAGTCGTAACCAGTCATCGTACATCACCATGGCGGAAGACAAGCGCTTTTCTATATCAGACCGCCAGCACCTGACAATCACCGGCCTGAATGAAACGGATCAGGGCCTGTACTACTGCAATACTTCACGACAATATTTTACAGTCCTAGAAGATATTCAGCTATTGATAGTTA GTGGTCCAGTCGAGGTGGTGATGGATATCGGGCCCACTACAGCTCTCACCAATGACACCTTCTTCGTCAACAGTGGTTCTAATGTAACCATCAGGTGCTCCAGCAACTCATTCCCATCACAGAACCTCTCCTTGATCTTTGAGGATGTCAAAACCTTGACTTCCAGCCCCGACTCGTCGCTTGAATTTCACCTGCACAACATCCAGCCAACCAATCAAGGGCTATACCACTGTGTGGCCCGAAACCTGGTTTCCAATGTTACAGTTACCAACAAAACCCAGCTGTTTGTATACC GCGCTCCTGATGGACATCCAAAATGCTACAGTAAGACAGGAAATGATTCTACCGAACTCCTCTTGGACTGCAGCTGGCCTGGAGGTTACCCTGCACCCATGCTGCACTGGACAGAGGTGTTGGGTGACCAGACAACCAATAAACCTGTGCTGAATGTTTCTAAAAACACTGACACCTTGGAGGAGGTGTTAAACCGGACATTGCTGTATGATGGACAGACTCTGATATGCTACAATTATTACCAGCCGCTTGACTTGAAGACAGACCCTTGCAGCATCACCCTAC GGTCACCATATCCTGAAGGAGACCCCCTAGTGACCGCAGTGGAAGGTGACAACATCACATTATCATGTGAAGAGGCAAAATCTGTCCCTGAAGCTAAAACCACCTGGAGAAGGACACTCAAGGAAGATGTCATCCTCCCCAGCAGTAGACATATCATCAGTAAGGCGGGTCCCATGCTCCGGCTCACGATTGTGAACGTCACCCAACAGGATGAAGGAGCTTACTTCTGTAGGAGTGAAAATCCCATCCAGGATATAGAATTAGAGATCATCCTAACCGTCAAGT CTTCTGCAAGGAACACAGGTGGAATAATTGGGGCGTTCCTAGCATTCTTAATTTTTGGAGCAGGGATTGTCATTGGTCTTTCAGCCTACCGCCACCGTGACAGGATTTGCCTGG GTAATGCCTTCATGTAA
- the vsig10 gene encoding V-set and immunoglobulin domain-containing protein 10 isoform X4, translating to MAEDKRFSISDRQHLTITGLNETDQGLYYCNTSRQYFTVLEDIQLLIVSGPVEVVMDIGPTTALTNDTFFVNSGSNVTIRCSSNSFPSQNLSLIFEDVKTLTSSPDSSLEFHLHNIQPTNQGLYHCVARNLVSNVTVTNKTQLFVYRAPDGHPKCYSKTGNDSTELLLDCSWPGGYPAPMLHWTEVLGDQTTNKPVLNVSKNTDTLEEVLNRTLLYDGQTLICYNYYQPLDLKTDPCSITLRSPYPEGDPLVTAVEGDNITLSCEEAKSVPEAKTTWRRTLKEDVILPSSRHIISKAGPMLRLTIVNVTQQDEGAYFCRSENPIQDIELEIILTVKSSARNTGGIIGAFLAFLIFGAGIVIGLSAYRHRDRICLGKTFHLNVCSS from the exons ATGGCGGAAGACAAGCGCTTTTCTATATCAGACCGCCAGCACCTGACAATCACCGGCCTGAATGAAACGGATCAGGGCCTGTACTACTGCAATACTTCACGACAATATTTTACAGTCCTAGAAGATATTCAGCTATTGATAGTTA GTGGTCCAGTCGAGGTGGTGATGGATATCGGGCCCACTACAGCTCTCACCAATGACACCTTCTTCGTCAACAGTGGTTCTAATGTAACCATCAGGTGCTCCAGCAACTCATTCCCATCACAGAACCTCTCCTTGATCTTTGAGGATGTCAAAACCTTGACTTCCAGCCCCGACTCGTCGCTTGAATTTCACCTGCACAACATCCAGCCAACCAATCAAGGGCTATACCACTGTGTGGCCCGAAACCTGGTTTCCAATGTTACAGTTACCAACAAAACCCAGCTGTTTGTATACC GCGCTCCTGATGGACATCCAAAATGCTACAGTAAGACAGGAAATGATTCTACCGAACTCCTCTTGGACTGCAGCTGGCCTGGAGGTTACCCTGCACCCATGCTGCACTGGACAGAGGTGTTGGGTGACCAGACAACCAATAAACCTGTGCTGAATGTTTCTAAAAACACTGACACCTTGGAGGAGGTGTTAAACCGGACATTGCTGTATGATGGACAGACTCTGATATGCTACAATTATTACCAGCCGCTTGACTTGAAGACAGACCCTTGCAGCATCACCCTAC GGTCACCATATCCTGAAGGAGACCCCCTAGTGACCGCAGTGGAAGGTGACAACATCACATTATCATGTGAAGAGGCAAAATCTGTCCCTGAAGCTAAAACCACCTGGAGAAGGACACTCAAGGAAGATGTCATCCTCCCCAGCAGTAGACATATCATCAGTAAGGCGGGTCCCATGCTCCGGCTCACGATTGTGAACGTCACCCAACAGGATGAAGGAGCTTACTTCTGTAGGAGTGAAAATCCCATCCAGGATATAGAATTAGAGATCATCCTAACCGTCAAGT CTTCTGCAAGGAACACAGGTGGAATAATTGGGGCGTTCCTAGCATTCTTAATTTTTGGAGCAGGGATTGTCATTGGTCTTTCAGCCTACCGCCACCGTGACAGGATTTGCCTGGGTAAaacttttcatttaaatgtttgcTCATCATAA
- the wsb2 gene encoding WD repeat and SOCS box-containing protein 2, which translates to MQAPPCSSMDERRGAATAGALILELKPVHPPPLDGRAGCETWSVQFSPDGGCFAWSLGHGIVKLLPWPLQDVERHRSAETEDAPRSRERTLQCGHSVWSLAFGPVTSKFASRTNVKGVPPELLLATGLNNGNIKIWEVATGKQLFHLTGHQGVVRDLAFTPNGSLTLVSGSRDKTLRIWDLSKPGNNFHVLTGHTSWVYSCSISPDSSMIASVCRGDTRVYLWSLRSYTFMKNLQGFDMFPVSCDFSPDGALLAIAAFATRWEIDVFDPHSGERLIVLRDCLFCDHDIMNTPIRAVCFSTEGLHLAFVTEDRAIRIWKLGQDNPAMETDLLRFSNGLCCTFHPHGGVVATGTRDGHVKFWRTPRLVPSLSHLSRVALRCHISTHQVMALPIPNKIKDFLTYRNLQGCHEARCSMHQLPLD; encoded by the exons ATGCAGGCGCCGCCGTGTTCATCAATGGACGAGCGACGCGGAGCAG CGACGGCAGGCGCGCTGATCTTGGAGCTGAAGCCTGTGCACCCGCCGCCGCTGGACGGACGCGCGGGGTGCGAGACGTGGAGCGTGCAGTTTTCCCCGGACGGCGGCTGCTTTGCATGGTCCCTGGGACACGGCATCGTAAAGCTCCTGCCATGGCCCCTGCAGGACGTCGA GCGACACCGGAGCGCGGAGACAGAGGACGCCCCCAGGAGCAGGGAGCGGACACTGCAGTGCGGGCACAGTGTGTGGAGCCTGGCCTTTGGACCTGTTACCTCCAAGTTTGCAAGCCGCACAAATGTCAAAGGCGTACCGCCCGAGCTGCTTCTGGCAACTGGCCTTAACAACggaaatattaaaatatgggAAGTGGCCACAG GAAAACAGCTTTTCCATCTGACAGGCCACCAGGGGGTCGTAAGGGACTTGGCTTTTACGCCGAACGGAAGCCTCACGCTCGTATCCGGATCTCGGGACAAAACGTTACGGATATGGGACTTGAGCAAACCAG GCAACAACTTCCATGTTCTGACTGGTCACACAAGTTGGGTTTACAGTTGCAGTATCTCCCCGGACTCTAGCATGATTGCATCCGTTTGTAGGGGGGACACG AGGGTGTACCTTTGGAGTCTCCGCTCTTACACCTTCATGAAGAACCTGCAGGGCTTCGACATGTTCCCCGTGTCATGTGACTTCTCGCCTGATGGGGCACTGTTGGCCATCGCAGCTTTCGCCACAAGGTGGGAAATTGACGTGTTTGACCCCCACTCCGGTGAACGGCTCATCGTGTTGAG GGACTGCCTGTTCTGTGATCACGATATCATGAACACGCCAATCCGAGCAGTCTGTTTCTCTACTGAGGGCCTGCATCTGGCTTTTGTCACAGAAGACAG GGCAATACGGATTTGGAAACTGGGTCAGGACAACCCAGCCATGGAGACTGATCTCCTTCGCTTCTCAAATGGCCTGTGCTGCACATTCCATCCACATGGAGGCGTCGTCGCGACAGG GACTAGAGATGGACACGTGAAGTTCTGGAGGACGCCCCGACTTGTGCCGAGTCTTAGCCACCTGAGTCGGGTGGCCCTGAGGTGCCACATCTCTACCCACCAGGTGATGGCACTGCCCATACCCAACAAGATAAAGGACTTCCTCACCTACAGGAACCTGCAGGGGTGTCACGAGGCTCGCTGTAGCATGCACCAGCTACCGCTAGACTAA